A window of the Microvirga terrae genome harbors these coding sequences:
- a CDS encoding PAS domain S-box protein, translating into MGEPRTWPYSLRALVRLMLNAKQAMFIAWGPDLAFLYNDDYAPIFGAKHPHALGRPFNEVWSDIWEQIRALVDSTLAGRAVGQEDLLIPMERNGYREDAWFSFSYNPVWEDTDTIAGMFCACTETTDKVRAERRVASERERLRELFHQAPGFMAMLTGPDHTFEMVNTSYYQLVGHRDIVGKPALEALPEVMDQGFKGILDTVYRTGETFVGNGIPIMLERAPKAKPEKRFVNFVYQPVRDSHGHVFGIFAEGSDVTEAKQTEERLRANEAQLWAIFAQAPVGLSEVGADGRFVQVNDELCRILGRSREDVLGRSVADVTHPDDIPPSLAAVARAVETGEPASFDKRYVRPDGAVMWANSNITRLNVSDERPGSLLVVTIDLTARRHAEAALRESEARFQAIANSIDQMIWSTRADGCYDFFNQRWYDFTGIPEGSTDGDVLSDLFHPDDQEPMRALWRHSLATGEPYRGEYRLRHRSGHFRWVLGRAQPVREESVRIARWFGTYTDIQEIVEAREVLTRSREELEHEIAERTAERDRIWQNSNELMGVFGFDGRRRAVNPSWQRVLGAVALEGLVRGERLVDFEDRLRHADGSYRVISWTGVPGDGVFYGIGRDVTEYRRAEDALRQAQKMEAVGQLTGGVAHDLNNLLTIVRSSIEFLRRPNLPEERRIRYIDAIADTVDRASKLTGQLLAFARRQALKPEVFDVSERIRAVIDMLRTIVGSRIRIVIDIACEHCFVEADVTQFETALVNMAVNARDAMDGEGTLRVRVDSVSSMPAIRRHAGGPGRFVAVSIGDTGVGIPNRLGHIFELFFTTKEVGRGTGLGLSQVYGFAKQSGGDVAVESMVGQGTSFTLYLPRTARGIAPDAEGDRRGSRYEEEGRGCRVLLVEDNLEVGRFSTQLLLDLGYETTWAAHAGEALKLLDEDISRFDVVFSDVVMPGMSGIELGREIRRRYPGLPVVLTSGYSHVLAEEGRRGFELLQKPYAVDEVSRMLHRVTRRRPAILLHVLALDLVAAVLAQPRGRPHVGIQICLKRKES; encoded by the coding sequence TTGGGTGAGCCTCGCACCTGGCCGTATTCCCTGCGCGCCCTGGTGCGCCTGATGCTCAACGCCAAGCAGGCGATGTTCATCGCCTGGGGACCGGACCTCGCCTTTCTCTACAATGACGATTACGCGCCGATCTTCGGCGCCAAGCACCCTCATGCCTTGGGTCGGCCGTTCAACGAAGTCTGGTCCGATATCTGGGAGCAGATCCGGGCTCTGGTCGACAGCACCCTGGCTGGCCGGGCGGTCGGGCAGGAGGATCTCCTGATCCCCATGGAGCGGAACGGCTACCGCGAGGATGCCTGGTTCAGCTTCTCCTACAATCCTGTATGGGAGGATACCGACACCATTGCCGGCATGTTCTGCGCCTGTACGGAAACCACCGACAAGGTGCGGGCCGAGCGACGGGTCGCCAGTGAACGCGAACGGTTGCGCGAGCTGTTCCATCAGGCGCCCGGCTTCATGGCGATGCTCACGGGCCCCGATCACACGTTTGAGATGGTCAACACCTCCTACTACCAGCTCGTGGGCCACCGCGACATTGTGGGCAAGCCTGCGCTGGAAGCTCTGCCGGAGGTCATGGACCAAGGGTTCAAGGGGATCCTCGATACCGTCTACCGTACCGGCGAGACGTTCGTCGGGAACGGCATCCCGATCATGCTCGAGCGGGCCCCCAAAGCGAAGCCCGAAAAGCGTTTCGTCAACTTCGTGTATCAGCCGGTCCGGGACAGCCATGGACACGTCTTCGGGATCTTCGCCGAAGGCAGCGATGTAACCGAGGCGAAACAGACGGAAGAGCGGCTGCGTGCCAATGAGGCACAGCTCTGGGCCATCTTTGCGCAGGCCCCTGTCGGCCTGTCGGAGGTCGGCGCTGATGGGCGTTTTGTCCAGGTTAACGACGAGCTCTGTCGCATTTTGGGACGCTCCCGTGAGGACGTGCTCGGCCGCAGCGTTGCCGATGTCACACATCCGGACGACATTCCACCGAGTCTCGCTGCGGTTGCGCGTGCGGTGGAGACGGGGGAGCCCGCCTCGTTCGACAAGCGCTACGTTCGTCCCGACGGCGCCGTCATGTGGGCCAACAGCAACATCACGCGCCTGAACGTCTCCGACGAGCGGCCCGGCAGCCTGCTCGTGGTCACGATTGATCTCACGGCACGGCGGCACGCGGAAGCGGCCCTTCGAGAGAGCGAGGCCCGGTTTCAAGCGATTGCCAATTCGATCGACCAGATGATCTGGTCCACTCGGGCCGATGGGTGCTACGACTTCTTCAATCAGCGCTGGTACGACTTTACCGGCATACCCGAGGGTTCGACCGACGGCGACGTATTGTCGGACCTCTTCCATCCGGACGATCAGGAGCCTATGAGAGCTCTGTGGCGCCATTCTCTGGCGACGGGCGAACCGTACCGGGGCGAATACCGGCTGCGCCACCGCTCCGGGCACTTCCGGTGGGTGCTCGGCCGCGCGCAGCCGGTCCGAGAGGAGAGCGTCCGGATTGCGCGTTGGTTCGGCACCTATACCGACATCCAGGAGATTGTCGAGGCCCGCGAGGTTCTCACCCGTTCGCGTGAGGAGCTGGAGCATGAAATCGCCGAGCGCACGGCCGAGCGCGATCGTATCTGGCAAAACTCGAACGAACTCATGGGCGTGTTCGGGTTCGATGGTCGGCGGCGCGCCGTTAATCCCTCGTGGCAGCGGGTGCTGGGTGCGGTAGCCCTTGAGGGGCTGGTTCGGGGCGAGCGCCTCGTTGATTTCGAGGACCGCCTCAGGCACGCGGACGGTAGCTATCGGGTGATCTCGTGGACGGGGGTTCCGGGGGACGGGGTGTTCTACGGCATCGGCCGTGACGTTACGGAATACCGTCGGGCCGAGGACGCGCTGCGGCAGGCGCAGAAGATGGAGGCGGTGGGGCAGCTCACTGGAGGCGTGGCGCACGACCTCAACAACCTGCTCACCATCGTGCGCTCCTCCATCGAGTTCCTGCGGCGGCCGAACCTCCCGGAGGAGCGGCGGATCCGCTACATCGACGCGATCGCCGACACGGTCGACCGTGCCTCCAAGCTCACCGGGCAGCTGCTGGCCTTCGCACGGCGGCAGGCGCTCAAGCCGGAAGTGTTCGACGTGTCGGAGCGCATCCGCGCTGTCATCGACATGCTGCGTACCATCGTGGGTTCGCGCATTCGGATCGTGATCGACATCGCCTGCGAACATTGCTTCGTGGAAGCCGACGTCACGCAGTTCGAGACCGCGCTCGTGAACATGGCAGTGAATGCTCGGGACGCCATGGACGGCGAGGGTACCTTGAGGGTGCGTGTTGACTCCGTCTCCAGCATGCCCGCAATCCGGAGGCACGCGGGTGGACCCGGCCGGTTCGTGGCCGTGTCGATCGGCGATACCGGCGTGGGTATTCCTAATAGGCTCGGCCATATCTTCGAGCTCTTCTTCACCACCAAAGAGGTCGGTCGGGGGACCGGACTGGGCCTCAGCCAAGTCTATGGGTTTGCCAAACAGTCCGGAGGCGATGTGGCCGTCGAGAGCATGGTCGGGCAGGGCACTTCGTTTACGTTGTATCTGCCGCGAACCGCAAGGGGCATCGCGCCCGACGCAGAGGGTGACCGGCGGGGGAGCCGCTACGAGGAGGAAGGCCGGGGCTGCCGGGTTCTGCTGGTCGAGGACAATCTCGAGGTTGGTCGGTTCTCAACGCAGCTTCTCCTGGATCTCGGCTACGAGACCACCTGGGCGGCTCATGCGGGCGAGGCCCTCAAGCTGCTGGATGAGGATATTTCCCGTTTCGATGTGGTCTTTTCGGACGTGGTGATGCCCGGCATGAGCGGGATCGAGCTGGGGCGGGAAATCCGACGGCGCTATCCTGGTCTTCCAGTGGTGCTGACTTCCGGCTACAGCCATGTTCTGGCCGAGGAAGGGCGTCGCGGCTTCGAGTTGCTGCAGAAGCCCTATGCGGTCGACGAGGTCTCGCGGATGCTGCACCGGGTGACCCGCCGCAGACCGGCTATCCTTTTGCATGTGCTCGCACTTGACCTTGTCGCGGCGGTTTTGGCTCAGCCGCGAGGTAGACCGCATGTCGGCATCCAGATCTGTTTGAAGCGGAAGGAGTCATGA
- a CDS encoding L,D-transpeptidase — protein MITDGGNANAGGVDDVALRGRVTLLNRRSFLIGSAVSVGAVGLAGCVTSDGMSFAEASKVYGPVPDEKFPIPAVDVSKVDPKYYRKTVRYDTKEAPGTIIVDPANYYVYRIEDDGYATRYGANVGRDGFRWSGDAYVGRKGEWATWTPPKEMIRRQPEAAKYAGGMPGGLDNPLGARTLYLYQNGAYTLYTIYASSDAESIGTGITSGCVGLLSQDMIHLYSRTPVKTKVVVLPA, from the coding sequence ATGATCACGGACGGTGGGAATGCCAATGCCGGAGGGGTCGACGACGTCGCTTTACGCGGGCGGGTGACGCTTCTGAACCGCAGGTCGTTTCTGATCGGCTCGGCGGTCAGCGTGGGCGCGGTGGGGCTGGCCGGCTGCGTGACCTCCGACGGCATGAGCTTCGCCGAGGCTTCGAAGGTCTACGGACCGGTGCCCGACGAGAAATTCCCGATCCCGGCGGTCGACGTCAGCAAAGTCGATCCGAAATATTATCGCAAAACCGTACGCTACGACACCAAAGAGGCGCCCGGTACCATCATCGTCGACCCCGCTAATTACTACGTCTACCGTATCGAGGACGACGGATATGCCACCCGCTATGGCGCCAATGTCGGCCGCGACGGGTTCCGATGGAGCGGTGACGCCTATGTCGGGCGCAAGGGCGAATGGGCGACCTGGACTCCCCCAAAAGAGATGATTCGGCGCCAACCGGAGGCGGCCAAGTACGCCGGCGGCATGCCCGGCGGCCTCGACAATCCGCTCGGGGCCCGCACGCTCTATCTCTATCAGAACGGCGCATATACGCTCTATACGATCTATGCCAGCAGCGATGCCGAATCGATCGGAACAGGCATTACGAGCGGGTGCGTCGGCCTGCTCAGTCAGGACATGATCCACCTCTATTCAAGGACGCCGGTCAAGACGAAGGTGGTCGTCCTGCCGGCGTAG